A segment of the Candidatus Nanoarchaeia archaeon genome:
TAAATGCGGAAAATGTGGTGAAGAAATATTGAATATGAGCCAGCTGCATACTGTTGCTGAGAAATATAGGGAGATGAAGAGATTTCATGCTAAGATTTCTAAATGGGGCATGAGTCTCGGGTTAAGGATACCCAAGGAATTAGTGCAGAAATACGGCCTCAAAGATAATGAAGAAGTGGCTATGATCCCAGAGAAAGAAGGTATAAAGATAATACCTGTATAAAAAGATGAACAAAATGATTGGTGATACTATGGAATATTCGGAACCATAA
Coding sequences within it:
- a CDS encoding AbrB/MazE/SpoVT family DNA-binding domain-containing protein — encoded protein: MKKLQKSERFDSAHKRKAFKTCSECKGEMEELTDKTPEGVGYTYFKCGKCGEEILNMSQLHTVAEKYREMKRFHAKISKWGMSLGLRIPKELVQKYGLKDNEEVAMIPEKEGIKIIPV